In the genome of Phlebotomus papatasi isolate M1 chromosome 2, Ppap_2.1, whole genome shotgun sequence, one region contains:
- the LOC129802481 gene encoding cysteine-rich protein 2-binding protein isoform X1, giving the protein MSIWNICAKCQQNVVDTECLKCKRCDKSTHKVCLSYGTPGDLHGDVFFDMVCSQCNFSSGREIFARRKLPWIMVVILVIYNLSIKSPGLGNHGYYHYKIHISNFVYKYWTHLFAPEFKRKKNWIGSIAGTLSHFNRVYFLSGSEELGSNGWWKLIRNETPLSYFNQYEESQKMRQSFMRRAAGTFSTAEVPPELVQEQREPPISVKREEDSEEEVEVIPLKKIKIEESSIEELLASFTDNISAEDIPDIASAGEEFIFSWDDIPQNIKEDCNFAEEEDSERSEVVEAVKEEDESSDESDNEIPTKEDKYPYVASKSLFRTSSKSRTSFLEEDNCSLPKTNTEMMGEYEEGELLKKLRDIVAKKPIEEIPEEIRRYYRKLSVREVKRKLLQPLHNIDTLPQGKDAKKREIILDRFHQLTCSVKMSEDEDVKFSSRLVGKVQQELFQSPYSGRILQPYVYRDSVSMPQWVKMMCELQFTVNDGEIPSRAPIDYCYVRPHHIPAVNSLLQRLFWPGIDMSECLMYPDFSVVALYKRLIIGCAFLVPDVGHNEAYISFMAVRPGWQKAGIGSFMLYHLTQTCSEKDITLHVSATNSAVFLYQKFGFKIEEMILDFYDKYLPWESTDSRHAFFLRLKR; this is encoded by the exons TACTCCGGGAGATTTGCACGGGGATGTGTTCTTCGACATGGTTTGCTCTCAGTGCAATTTTTCCAGTGGCAGGGAAATTTTTGCACGAAGGAAACTACCCTGGATCATGGTTGTGATTCTGGTGATCTACAATCTCTCCATAAAGTCTCCAGGATTAGGGAATCATGGATATTACCActacaaaattcacatttcgaATTTTGTCTACAAGTACTGGACACATCTCTTTGCTCCGGAATT CAAACGCAAGAAAAATTGGATTGGAAGTATTGCTGGAACTTTGTCACATTTCAATCGTGTGTATTTTCTGTCCGGATCTGAGGAATTGGGCAGCAATGGCTGGTGGAAGTTGATTAGAAATGAGACTCCTCTCTCATACTTCAATCAAT ATGAGGAATCTCAGAAAATGAGACAGTCTTTTATGAGAAGGGCTGCTGGTACATTTAGTACAGCTGAAGTTCCTCCGGAACTTGTCCAGGAACAGAGAGAGCCTCCCATTAGTGTTAAAAGGGAGGAGGATAGTGAAGAAGAGGTTGAAGTAATTCCGCTGAAGAAGATTAAGATTGAAGAAAGTTCAATTGAAGAACTTTTGGCATCTTTTACTGACAATATTTCAGCAGAAGATATTCCTGATATTGCCTCGGCTGGAGAGGAATTTATTTTCAGTTGGGATGATATCCCACAAAATATCAAGGaagattgcaattttgctgAAGAAGAAGATTCAGAAAGGTCAGAAGTGGTAGAGGCTGTTAAAGAAGAAGATGAAAGTTCAGATGAAAGTGACAATGAAATCCCTACCAAAGAGGATAAGTATCCATATGTAGCCTCTAAGAGCCTATTCAGGACCTCGTCCAAGTCAAGGACATCCTTTCTAGAGGAAGATAATTGCTCATTGCCAAAAACAAACACTGAGATGATGGGTGAATATGAAGAAGGGGAATTACTGAAGAAGCTCAGGGATATTGTGGCCAAAAAGCCTATTGAGGAGATTCCAGAAGAAATCAGAAGGTATTACAGGAAGTTGTCTGTGCGAGAGGTAAAGAGAAAACTCCTCCAGCCACTTCACAATATCGATACCCTTCCACAGGGTAAAGATGCCAAGAAGCGAGAAATCATATTGGACAGATTCCATCAGTTGACTTGCAGTGTAAAAATGTCCGAGGATGAGGACGTTAAGTTCTCTTCACGGTTGGTTGGAAAAGTCCAGCAAGAACTCTTCCAATCTCCTTATAGTGGAAGAATCCTTCAGCCTTACGTGTACAGAGATTCCGTTTCCATGCCTCAGTGGGTCAAAATGATGTGTGAGCTTCAGTTTACGGTGAATGACGGTGAAATTCCTTCCCGGGCGCCCATTGACTACTGCTACGTTCGGCCTCATCACATTCCTGCAGTAAATTCGCTGCTACAGCGACTGTTCTGGCCAGGAATAGACA TGTCCGAATGCTTAATGTATCCGGATTTTAGTGTGGTAGCTCTGTACAAACGATTGATCATTGGCTGTGCCTTCCTCGTGCCCGATGTTGGTCACAATGAAGCTTATATCAGTTTCATGGCTGTTCGTCCGGGTTGGCAAAAAGCTGGAATTGGATCATTTATGCTTTACCATCTGACCCAGACATGTTCAGAGAAGGATATCACACTTCACGTATCCGCTACGAATTCAGCTGTATTCCTATATCAGAAATTTGGCTTTAAGATCGAAGAGATGATTCTCGATTTCTACGACAAATACCTTCCGTGGGAATCTACGGACAGTCGCCATGCTTTCTTTTTGCGCCTGAAACGCTGA